From a region of the Argiope bruennichi chromosome 8, qqArgBrue1.1, whole genome shotgun sequence genome:
- the LOC129980786 gene encoding uncharacterized protein LOC129980786 — MPRAGGCLPLLDCLVGGYIKLPVRQFIPNPLRCFQCQRFGHSKINCRGTLACARCAEKGYDSQQCNAIEKCVNCGGDHPSYARSFPRWHLEKQVTTLKIKEEITYPEARRKIESQTPTPGVSYASAVLKNFCSNCSCENCLKRTVKTNSPTNISESDSEESIKRNPIPELEPRNKKRAPKKRTKNSQKLKLAKNGISKSELPLKLKRSSSKNSVALGLAKKGVVHKDLSSIFGGTLNSPDITLHPSEDDDDLEMSCEIQATPTNACPSGAHLL; from the coding sequence GGTATATCAAGTTACCAGTTCGCCAATTTATACCAAATCCTTTGAGGTGCTTTCAGTGCCAGCGATTTGGCCACTCAAAaattaattgccgcgggacactcgcATGTGCCCGTTGTGCTGAAAAAGGgtatgatagccagcagtgtaaCGCAatagaaaagtgcgtgaactgcggcGGAGATCACCCTTCGTATGCTCGATCTTTCCCACGCTGGCACTTAGAAAAACAAGtcacaactttaaaaataaaagaagagatAACTTATCCTGAAGCCAGACGTAAAATTGAATCCCAGACCCCTACTCCTGGTGTCAGTTATGCCTCGGCTGTGCTAAAAAATTTTTGCTCAAACTGTTCTTGTGAAAATTGCTTGAAACGAACTGTTAAAACTAATAGCCCTACAAATATATCAGAGTCTGATTCTGAGGAATCTATAAAACGTAATCCAATTCCAGAATTGGAACCccgaaataaaaaaagagcacCAAAGAAAAGAACAAAGAACTCGCAGAAGTTAAAGCTTGCGAAAAATGGCATTTCAAAATCAGAACTCccattaaaacttaaaagatCTTCTTCAAAAAATTCTGTCGCCTTAGGGCTAGCGAAAAAAGGTGTTGTCCACAAGGACTTATCATCCATTTTTGGAGGCACTTTAAATAGCCCAGATATTACATTGCATCCATCAGAGGATGATGATGACCTGGAGATGAGTTGCGAAATCCAAGCAACTCCAACTAATGCctgcccctcaggggctcaccttctttag